A genomic region of Anopheles coustani chromosome 3, idAnoCousDA_361_x.2, whole genome shotgun sequence contains the following coding sequences:
- the LOC131272697 gene encoding glutathione S-transferase 1 isoform X1 → MDFYYLPGSAPCRAVQMTAAAVGVDLNLKLTNLMAGEHMKPEFLKINPQHTIPTLVEKDGFALWESRAIQIYLVEKYCPDATVREALYPSDPRRRAIVHQRLFFDVAVLYQRFAEYYYPQIFGQKLPADPARLRSMEQALEFLNTFLEGEQFVAGGDKPTIADFSILASIATFEVAGYDLARFENIYRWYEQTKKITPAADKNAEGAKIFGLYFTKK, encoded by the exons ATGGATTTCTACTACCTTCCCGGATCTGCCCCGTGCCGTGCCGTCCAGATGACGGCGGCCGCCGTTGGCGTCGACCTGAACCTGAAGCTCACCAACCTGATGGCGGGCGAGCACATGAAGCCGGAATTCCTGAAG ATTAACCCCCAGCACACCATACCGACGCTGGTCGAAAAGGATGGCTTTGCTCTCTGGGAATCGCGTGCTATACAGATCTATCTGGTGGAAAAGTACTGCCCCGATGCCACCGTTCGGGAGGCCCTCTACCCGTCCGACCCGAGACGCCGTGCCATTGTCCACCAGCGACTCTTCTTCGATGTGGCCGTCCTCTACCAGCGGTTTGCCGAGTACTACTATCCGCAGATATTTGGCCAGAAACTACCGGCCGATCCTGCTCGCCTCCGCTCGATGGAACAAGCGCTCGAGTTTCTCAACACGTTTCTCGAGGGCGAGCAGTTCGTGGCCGGTGGCGACAAGCCGACGATCGCGGATTTCAGCATTCTCGCCTCGATCGCAACGTTCGAGGTGGCCGGATATGATCTGGCCCGCTTTGAAAACATCTACCGGTGGTACGAGCAGACGAAAAAGATTACCCCTGCAGCCGATAAGAACGCCGAGGGGGCCAAAATCTTTGGGCTGTACTTTACGAAGAAATAG
- the LOC131272697 gene encoding glutathione S-transferase 1 isoform X3: MDFYYLPGSAPCRAVQMTAAAVGVDLNLKLTNLMAGEHMKPEFLKLNPQHTIPTLVDNGFSLWESRAIQIYLAEKYGKDDKLYPKDPQKRAVVNQRLFFDIGTLYQRFADYHYPQIFAKQPANPENEKKMKDAVGFLNTFLEGQEYAAGNDLTIADLSLAATIATYEVASFDFTPYPNVQAWLARCKANAPGYELNQAGADEFKAKFLS, encoded by the exons ATGGATTTCTACTACCTTCCCGGATCTGCCCCGTGCCGTGCCGTCCAGATGACGGCGGCCGCCGTTGGCGTCGACCTGAACCTGAAGCTCACCAACCTGATGGCGGGCGAGCACATGAAGCCGGAATTCCTGAAG CTCAACCCCCAGCATACCATCCCGACGTTGGTCGACAATGGGTTCTCTCTGTGGGAGTCGCGCGCGATCCAGATTTACCTGGCGGAGAAGTACGGCAAGGACGACAAACTGTACCCCAAGGATCCGCAAAAGCGCGCCGTCGTCAACCAGCGTCTGTTCTTTGACATCGGCACGCTGTACCAGCGTTTCGCCGATTACCACTATCCGCAGATCTTCGCCAAGCAGCCGGCAAACCCGGAGAacgagaagaagatgaaggATGCCGTCGGCTTCCTGAACACGTTCCTCGAGGGCCAAGAGTATGCCGCCGGAAACGATCTGACCATCGCCGATCTGAGCTTGGCCGCCACGATTGCCACCTACGAGGTGGCCAGCTTCGACTTCACCCCGTACCCGAATGTGCAGGCTTGGCTGGCGCGCTGCAAAGCGAACGCCCCCGGATACGAGCTGAACCAGGCCGGTGCCGATGAATTCAAGGCAAAGTTCCTGTCCTAA
- the LOC131272698 gene encoding glutathione S-transferase 1-like: protein MCYLVEKYGGKSQAASQLLPVDPQRRATVNQRLYFDMGTLYQRFGDYYYPQIFEGAPANEANYAKIAEALEFLNVFLEGERFVAGGNGFSLADISVYATLTTFEVAGYDFSGYANVLRWYKSMAECIPGAETNRGWAEAARPFFEKVKKC, encoded by the coding sequence ATGTGCTATCTGGTGGAAAAgtacggtggaaaatcgcAGGCTGCATCGCAACTACTTCCAGTCGATCCGCAACGACGTGCCACCGTCAACCAGCGGCTCTACTTCGACATGGGAACGCTGTACCAGCGGTTCGGTGATTACTACTATCCGCAGATCTTCGAGGGAGCTCCGGCCAACGAGGCAAACTACGCGAAAATTGCCGAGGCCTTGGAGTTTCTTAACGTATTTCTTGAGGGCGAACGGTTTGTGGCCGGCGGGAATGGGTTCTCGCTGGCGGATATTAGCGTCTACGCGACGCTGACCACGTTCGAGGTGGCTGGGTACGATTTCAGCggttatgcaaatgttttgcGTTGGTACAAGAGTATGGCGGAGTGCATTCCCGGTGCGGAAACAAATCGCGGTTGGGCGGAAGCGGCACGGCCGTTTTTCGAGAAGGTTAAAAAGTGTTGA
- the LOC131272697 gene encoding glutathione S-transferase 1 isoform X2 yields MDFYYLPGSAPCRAVQMTAAAVGVDLNLKLTNLMAGEHMKPEFLKINPQHCIPTLVDNGFALWESRAILTYLAEKYGKDDKLYPTDPQKRAVVNQRLYFDMGTLYQRFADYYYPQIFAKQPANPENEKKMKDAVDFLNTFLEGQKYVAGDSLTVADLSILATVSTYDVAGFELAKYPNVVAWYENIRKEAPGAAINQAGIEEFKKYFEK; encoded by the exons ATGGATTTCTACTACCTTCCCGGATCTGCCCCGTGCCGTGCCGTCCAGATGACGGCGGCCGCCGTTGGCGTCGACCTGAACCTGAAGCTCACCAACCTGATGGCGGGCGAGCACATGAAGCCGGAATTCCTGAAG ATTAACCCACAACACTGCATTCCGACGCTGGTCGACAACGGGTTCGCGCTGTGGGAGTCGCGCGCCATTTTAACGTACCTGGCAGAGAAGTACGGCAAGGACGACAAGCTGTACCCGACGGATCCGCAGAAGCGCGCCGTCGTCAACCAGCGCCTGTACTTCGACATGGGCACGCTGTACCAGCGCTTCGCCGATTACTACTATCCGCAGATCTTCGCCAAGCAGCCGGCGAACCCGGAGAacgagaagaagatgaaggATGCCGTCGACTTCCTCAATACGTTCCTCGAGGGGCAGAAGTATGTCGCCGGGGACTCGCTTACCGTCGCGGACTTGAGCATACTGGCCACGGTGTCCACGTACGATGTGGCCGGGTTCGAGCTAGCCAAGTACCCGAACGTGGTTGCCTGGTACGAGAACATCCGCAAGGAAGCACCGGGAGCCGCGATCAACCAGGCCGGCATTGAGGAGTTCAAGAAGTACTTCGAGAAGTGA